One genomic segment of Natronospira proteinivora includes these proteins:
- a CDS encoding PepSY-associated TM helix domain-containing protein translates to MKWLYRLHLWVALSLGAVFVLLGLTGSLLVYQSTLDRWLNPELLQAEAPAEKRVTAADALETVEARTTDEEVVSFLSLPGAHPAVYRFYIGTPERSFDRLVTVDPASGELMGVRPVGKGLMRFVHVLHFRLHLGRSGQTLIGFTGLILLFSMISGGVLWWRRRGYRLRQVPLHHGFGVYAGLPLGVVVITGILLALPQYTRPAVEWFSPLSGLDLDHQSQVDETSKDIGLEQALRLAREDMPGGEIRSVGLPREPEGIYRLTLREATPSGWLAGSGRVVLDRYSGEVLAQQHWSEQSGGDRFMSALRGIHGGSAFGAWGQAVVALLGLVPLLLYVTGLRLWLRRRTRQQQTP, encoded by the coding sequence ATGAAATGGCTGTATCGCCTGCATCTGTGGGTAGCTTTATCCCTGGGTGCGGTATTCGTGCTGCTCGGCCTCACTGGCAGCCTACTGGTGTACCAGTCGACTCTGGATCGCTGGCTCAATCCGGAGCTGTTGCAGGCGGAGGCCCCGGCTGAGAAACGGGTTACGGCCGCGGATGCCTTGGAGACCGTTGAAGCACGCACCACGGACGAGGAAGTGGTTTCCTTCCTGTCCCTGCCCGGTGCTCACCCGGCAGTGTACCGATTTTATATCGGCACCCCGGAACGCAGCTTTGATCGCCTGGTGACCGTTGACCCGGCCTCGGGCGAGCTCATGGGGGTACGTCCCGTGGGCAAGGGCCTCATGCGTTTTGTGCACGTGCTGCACTTTCGCCTGCATCTGGGCCGCTCGGGGCAGACCTTGATTGGTTTCACCGGTCTGATCCTGCTGTTTTCCATGATCAGCGGCGGCGTACTGTGGTGGCGGCGCCGGGGCTATCGGCTTAGACAGGTGCCACTGCACCATGGCTTCGGGGTCTATGCCGGCCTGCCCCTGGGGGTGGTGGTGATAACCGGCATCCTGCTGGCCCTGCCCCAGTACACCCGTCCGGCGGTTGAATGGTTCTCGCCGCTGTCCGGCCTGGATCTGGATCACCAGTCTCAAGTCGATGAGACCTCAAAGGATATTGGTTTGGAGCAGGCATTGAGGCTGGCCAGAGAAGATATGCCGGGCGGCGAGATCCGCAGTGTGGGCCTGCCCCGGGAGCCCGAGGGCATCTACCGCCTCACCCTGAGAGAAGCGACACCCAGCGGCTGGCTGGCCGGCAGCGGCCGCGTGGTGCTGGACCGTTACAGCGGCGAGGTTCTGGCCCAACAGCACTGGTCAGAACAAAGCGGCGGCGATCGCTTCATGAGTGCCCTGCGCGGTATCCACGGTGGCAGTGCCTTCGGGGCCTGGGGCCAGGCCGTGGTGGCGCTGCTGGGGCTGGTGCCCTTGCTGCTGTATGTCACCGGCCTGCGCTTGTGGCTGCGCCGGCGAACCAGACAACAGCAAACGCCATAA
- a CDS encoding SLC13 family permease, producing the protein MFRHLISRLSEDLLLLILLLAVVPLLWWNPVEWTAIPELVHWHTIAALAGLMVISRGLEVSGSLAAAGAWLLLRLHSERRLALALILFSALLSAIVTNDVALFIVVPLTLGLWVAADLPLVRLIVFEALAVNAGSTLSPVGNPQNLYLWQASGVGFMEFMLAMLPLGLALVFLLVLMVPLAFSSARITVNQTAWQPPIQRGMLLVSLMLYPLFLFMLDWGQGLLAAVGVVLLYLFCWPRILRGVDWQLLLVFCLMFVVLGLLAQMPVLAELTRAAEGRLPGGMLTVGALLSQGISNVPAAIFLQGLTDDWQLLAWGVSVGGFGLAIGSMANIIALRLAREPGLWRSFHAWSLPTLLLAWVLAWALAALLGY; encoded by the coding sequence ATGTTCCGCCATCTCATATCCCGACTGAGTGAAGATCTCCTGCTGCTCATCCTGTTATTGGCGGTGGTGCCGCTATTGTGGTGGAACCCCGTTGAATGGACGGCGATACCGGAGCTGGTTCATTGGCATACCATTGCCGCCCTGGCGGGGCTGATGGTGATCAGTCGGGGCCTGGAGGTCAGTGGCAGTCTGGCGGCCGCCGGGGCGTGGCTGCTGCTTCGTCTTCACAGTGAGCGGCGGTTGGCGCTGGCCTTGATCCTCTTTTCAGCCCTACTGTCGGCCATTGTCACCAACGATGTGGCCCTGTTCATCGTGGTGCCCCTGACCCTGGGCCTGTGGGTGGCTGCGGATCTGCCCCTGGTCCGCTTGATCGTATTTGAGGCCCTGGCGGTGAATGCCGGGTCCACCCTGAGCCCGGTGGGCAATCCCCAGAATCTCTATCTGTGGCAGGCATCGGGGGTGGGGTTTATGGAGTTCATGCTCGCCATGCTGCCCCTGGGCCTGGCGCTGGTGTTCCTGCTGGTGCTGATGGTGCCCCTGGCCTTTTCTTCGGCCCGGATTACGGTGAATCAGACAGCCTGGCAGCCGCCCATTCAGCGAGGCATGCTTCTTGTCTCACTGATGCTCTATCCCCTGTTTCTGTTCATGCTGGATTGGGGGCAGGGCCTGCTGGCGGCTGTCGGGGTCGTTCTTTTGTACTTGTTCTGCTGGCCCCGGATTCTTCGCGGAGTGGACTGGCAGCTGTTGCTGGTTTTTTGTCTGATGTTCGTGGTGCTGGGGCTGTTGGCGCAAATGCCTGTGCTGGCCGAACTGACCCGGGCGGCCGAGGGCCGGCTGCCCGGCGGCATGCTCACCGTGGGGGCGCTATTGTCCCAGGGCATATCCAATGTGCCAGCGGCGATTTTCCTGCAGGGGCTGACAGATGACTGGCAGCTGCTGGCTTGGGGGGTGAGTGTCGGGGGCTTTGGCCTGGCCATCGGCTCCATGGCCAATATCATCGCCCTGCGCCTGGCCCGGGAGCCGGGCCTCTGGCGCAGCTTTCATGCCTGGTCCCTGCCCACCCTGTTGCTGGCGTGGGTGCTGGCCTGGGCCCTGGCTGCCTTGTTGGGCTACTAG
- a CDS encoding Crp/Fnr family transcriptional regulator yields the protein MSAEKIKTELAKQSFFKGLDDADLGFLAENACFRSLKEDDVLFRHGKRANAFYLVTEGRIALEVAAIEGPPLELQNLGPGAIIGWSWLIPPYEWHFQARALEDAQLIQFDGDALFERCEKDPDFGYGLLKRFSGLMSERLSSAREKMMQEWNPPGFA from the coding sequence ATGAGTGCCGAAAAGATCAAGACCGAACTCGCCAAACAGAGCTTCTTTAAGGGACTGGATGATGCGGACCTGGGCTTTCTGGCCGAGAATGCCTGCTTTCGCTCCCTGAAGGAAGATGACGTCCTCTTCCGCCACGGCAAGCGGGCCAACGCCTTCTATCTGGTCACCGAAGGACGTATTGCATTGGAAGTGGCCGCCATCGAAGGCCCGCCCCTGGAACTTCAGAATCTGGGGCCCGGTGCCATCATCGGCTGGTCCTGGCTGATCCCGCCCTATGAGTGGCACTTTCAGGCCCGGGCCCTGGAAGATGCCCAGCTGATCCAGTTCGACGGCGATGCTCTCTTTGAGCGCTGCGAAAAGGATCCAGACTTCGGCTATGGGCTGCTGAAGCGCTTCTCGGGCCTGATGTCCGAACGCCTGAGTTCTGCCCGGGAGAAAATGATGCAGGAATGGAACCCGCCGGGCTTTGCCTAA